The genomic DNA GGATCAATTTCTGGTACTGGATTAGCGAGCGCAAAGATAATCGGATCCTGCGCCATACGCCGTACTTGGTCGGCACTCAAAACGTCCGCCACGGACAGTCCAATAAAGACATCTTGACCATCAATCACGTCATCGAGCGTTGCTCCAGCCGTCCCGCTTAATTCTTGGGCTAAGCCGGTTTGGTAAGCATTGTAGTTGGAACTGTCTGGGTGCACTACGCCATCAACGTCCACGAGGGTGATGTGCTTGATTCCAACGGCCTTTAGTAACTTTGCCGTGGCAATTCCAGAGGCTCCGGCTCCATTAACCACCACCTTCAGGTCCGTCAGGGACTTTTTAACGACCTTAGCGGCGTTAATTAAGCCTGCCAGGATCACGATGGCAGTTCCTTCTTGATCATCATGGTAGACCGGAATGTCTAGTTCCTGACTTAACCGTTCTTCCAGTTCAAAACACTTCGGAGCAGCAATGTCTTCAAGGTGAATCCCCGCAAATGATTGCGAAATTGCCTTTAGATGGGCCGCAATTTGATCCGCACTATCCTGCTCAACTGCGAGTGGCAGGGCATTCACATTCGCTAAATCTTTATACAACAAGGATTTCCCTTCTACTACGGGCAACCCAGCCCCACCCCCGATGTTTCCCAGTCCGAGGACCGCAGAACCATCGGTGACCACGGCAACCAACTTCCCACTCATGGTGTAAACATCCTTGAGGTTTGGGTCCTTTTCAATGGCTTTGGACACCTGCGCTACCCCTGGTGTATAGGCGAGCGCTAGCTCTTCTTTATTATCGACGGGGAATTCCCCTTCGATACCTAAGACTCCAGTATGTGCTTTGTGTATTTGAAATACATCTTCTGCCATGGAAGTCCTCCATTCTCATTCAATATTTAGTAACAATTCAATTGCTATTATACCCACTTTGTGAGCGATTTTCCAAACTGAATTCCGCGGGTAAACTTGTTAAGAATTTCACCAACTCCGCGTTAAAGCGCCGGGGTTGTTCCGCCATTACCAGATGACCGGCCTGACTAATCACGACGGCGGTCACGTGCTTTGACATTTCGGCCACCACTGCTCCCATTTCGGGCGCAAAAAACGGGGATTTTTGACCACTGACAATGAGCAGCGGGCACTCAAGGTGCGTGATAATGTCACGCCAATCCTGAGTTGCGTGATCAATTAACAGGGGATAGTTCAACTCCGCATCATAAGGATCCTGCTTTTTTAACCTTTGTAACTTAGTAAACAAAGTTTCATCAAAATTCGTATAGGTCGCCTTACCAAGCGGTCGCTTTAAGACTTCGTGAAAGTCCTCCCAGGTCAGATCCTTAAACCCCCACTGCCAGTTGGCATCATTAATCATTTTGGGACTTTGATCCACATCAACGACCGCT from Fructilactobacillus ixorae includes the following:
- a CDS encoding NAD(P)-dependent malic enzyme; its protein translation is MAEDVFQIHKAHTGVLGIEGEFPVDNKEELALAYTPGVAQVSKAIEKDPNLKDVYTMSGKLVAVVTDGSAVLGLGNIGGGAGLPVVEGKSLLYKDLANVNALPLAVEQDSADQIAAHLKAISQSFAGIHLEDIAAPKCFELEERLSQELDIPVYHDDQEGTAIVILAGLINAAKVVKKSLTDLKVVVNGAGASGIATAKLLKAVGIKHITLVDVDGVVHPDSSNYNAYQTGLAQELSGTAGATLDDVIDGQDVFIGLSVADVLSADQVRRMAQDPIIFALANPVPEIDPDVAKQAGAAVVATGSSKYPNQVNNILVFPGLFKGLLASGVKQVTFSIEEVVARAIAGMIETPTADEIVPGVFEAGVVKTVSSAIENLKQ
- a CDS encoding alpha/beta fold hydrolase, whose translation is MKFYTNDHVELVYDDQGEPSDPPVVILSGIGAYKEYWEATITTLVAHHYRVINVDARNQGQSEHTSKGLRISRHAADLFELIAQLQLTRPVLMGNSMGASTMLAYLSLYGAQNVRAVVDVDQSPKMINDANWQWGFKDLTWEDFHEVLKRPLGKATYTNFDETLFTKLQRLKKQDPYDAELNYPLLIDHATQDWRDIITHLECPLLIVSGQKSPFFAPEMGAVVAEMSKHVTAVVISQAGHLVMAEQPRRFNAELVKFLTSLPAEFSLENRSQSGYNSN